The genomic segment TTTCCATCATTTTCAATCGGTCTTCGAACCGTTCAATCTGGTTATTCATTTCTTTCAGTGAGCGGCCGAGTGAAAACGTATCGTTTACATCGCCCACTTTTCCCGCACGCTGAGCGATTGACGTTTGAGTTTTATCAACTATAGTTCGGAGTTTACGTGCAAATCCTTGTTCAGCCACAGTAGCTCCATCTTTCGAGAACATTTCATGAACTTTATTCGGATCATCACTAATCGCTTTTTTCAATTCTTCTTCATTTATGACGAGCTTACCATTAGCTAAGTAGTCCTTAGACGTTGTAATACCTAGACTTTTTAATGTATCGCTGCCTACAGTCCCCATAAGGGCTGTCCTCATTTGCGTCAGCATACTGGAAATAGTGGAATCGTTACGAAGCGTACCACTTTTCGCTTTTTCTTCCCACATTTCGATATCTTTATCCGTCATATCTTTCTTCTGCGCAGCTGAAAGCGGCTGGAAATCACGATATTTAGGTTCACGGATTTGTTTGTTCAAGTCTTCGATAAGCTTGTTGTATTCGTCGACGAATTTAGTGACGGAGTCGAAGATTTTATTGGTGTCTGGTGCGGAACTGAATGTTACAGGTGGTGCTCCCTCAGCGGTTACTTGCTTTAATGTAACTTCAAAATTGTTGATTTGGAATGTGTTGGAGGAACGCTCTGTTTCAAGGCCATTGAATACGAATTTTGCGTTTTGACCGGCAGTGCCATTAACAAATGAATTTCCATCTATTTTAAGGACGTTTTCTGCAAGTTTTCCACTAATTATTATTTCATGTCCATCCTTCACTTCACCACTATTTTTTGCAGTCATAGCAATCTGTCCAGTAAACTCATCGTAGAAAGCATTAACATCAGTTTCGTTATTAATTCTTTTTATTACAGTATCAAGTGTGTCTGTAGCATTGAATTTTAGTTCTTTAACTTCACCCATCTTACCTTCTTTATCAATTGATTGTATCTTCATTATCTTCTCACCAGCAAAACCCTCTAAATCCTCAATTTTAGTCGAGGTAGTTACTTTGGATCCACCATTTTCAACGTGCAAACTCTTGCCAATCAAAGTCGCATTTTTCGCCAATTGATCAACCTTAATCGATCCCGAAAAATCACTAGTAGACCCCATATTCCTAATCGCTACATCATTTGGTGAAGATATATTCACCGTCTTCGCTGAAAATGAAGTCGAAAGAATCATTGTGTCAAACGTCTTTTTACTAAAATCAAACAGTTGGCGGTT from the Sporosarcina psychrophila genome contains:
- a CDS encoding flagellar hook-associated protein 2, translating into MRISGLASGLDTEKMVTDLMNAHRIPLDKITQKKQYLEWQLDDYRTTNRQLFDFSKKTFDTMILSTSFSAKTVNISSPNDVAIRNMGSTSDFSGSIKVDQLAKNATLIGKSLHVENGGSKVTTSTKIEDLEGFAGEKIMKIQSIDKEGKMGEVKELKFNATDTLDTVIKRINNETDVNAFYDEFTGQIAMTAKNSGEVKDGHEIIISGKLAENVLKIDGNSFVNGTAGQNAKFVFNGLETERSSNTFQINNFEVTLKQVTAEGAPPVTFSSAPDTNKIFDSVTKFVDEYNKLIEDLNKQIREPKYRDFQPLSAAQKKDMTDKDIEMWEEKAKSGTLRNDSTISSMLTQMRTALMGTVGSDTLKSLGITTSKDYLANGKLVINEEELKKAISDDPNKVHEMFSKDGATVAEQGFARKLRTIVDKTQTSIAQRAGKVGDVNDTFSLGRSLKEMNNQIERFEDRLKMMETRYWKQFSAMETAINRANSQSASLMNAFSNN